From Punica granatum isolate Tunisia-2019 chromosome 1, ASM765513v2, whole genome shotgun sequence:
aaatatatcttttggaatttgattaattaaaagcattttcttttcaattttcaattctacAAATGCTTTATTATATTCTTGAACGCTAATAGGTTTTTCAGTTTAAAAagatatgaaattttttttctaaaatattccACACATGTAAAAACTTACataattgaaattatgagGGAGTTTGGAATATTCGAAAACTATCACAAGttctatattaatattaaatatactaggaaattaaaaatgcTGCTAAAAGAATTGATGTATTTAAAAGTCATaatatgaatgaaataaatttagtctctctttttattaaatttatttaaaattgaacATTTAAGTTTTATGAGTAATTTAATATTGTATAAAGGatataaatgcaaatattTTCTACAATTGCGATATTGAAAATGAGCTTTTCTAGAAACTAAAagacattaattaattacttaattttgattaaaataattttattcatgtgattttactaatcatatttataaaatatttagatTAATGCTTTTTAAGTGAATAATATAGTTTTTAAGTAAATAAAGATTTAATAGAGCAAACCTAATATGATGAATTTAACATTCTTTGTTCATCGTTATTTTGACGATTATCAAAGGTTTAATTCCACaattataaactaattaatatttttaatgactatgcataataaattatacaaaCTTCGGCTACGAATAACATTTCTATACAACGCGCGAGTGAAATGGCTAGTTTACTTCAATGCGAAATGTTTTTGTACTTTAAGAATAACTTTCATACAAGGGTGAAAAGTCGGTATGAAGAACAATATATTGTATAGGACAATTCCTTTTGTATTAAATGAAAGAGCTTTTCTGAGAAAAAATTTCGCACTTTCATTCAAAAGTTTCATATTGAAAAATTCAGCATGAAACATTATTCTCGTGCgtataagaaaaataacatCTCGTACTGGTTTTTCAAACttgttcaaattttttttttaaagtaaaaataatttcgtGAATTTTAATTGTACAAAATTGCTGaatcaaattatgaaatatttttgcattttattattttcgattATATAAGAGGTCTATATAGatatagtataatgaaattgaTTATTTTTGCATTATAATTGAACGGTTTGATGCAggagaaaaaagacaaaagacAAAAGTAATTGGTCAACCACTTAACCTTAGAAGCTCCGAGTAATTACCATATTTGAGGGAAAGTAATAAAGATTATCATGGGAAATGGATAACTCAATGGGCTCATATGCACCGGTCTCATAGTACTTCATCATCTCCAATCTCCATTCTTACCTCAACACTGACATGGACGGTCTACCGTCCGCCCAGACTGATCATCTCCATAAGAATGTCCTCTCTTTTGCTTCAGGTGAGCTCCTGCAGATGAAAATCTAAGCAAAGGTCGGATTTTTCTGCTTTTTCTGATTCTCCGAGCTAATGATCGAATCCACTATCTCCCCGTCCGGGCAGAATCCGGAAATGGAACGGGAACCCGTAACCTGATCGATTTCCTCTGTGTTTTGGCAGAACCGAGCTGTGCAACTGTTGAGCTGGCGAGCATTGTTGACGCGGCCGGGGAGCCGATCCCCACGTCGGCGGTTCTGACGGCCTCGTCGAAGCACATCGGGACGAGGTGCTCGTCGGAGAATGTGGCTTTTCTCAAGTGCAAGAAGAAGCATCCCAACCCAGAGAAGTGCCTCGACAGGGGCCTGAAAGTGACCCGCTGCGTGCTCGGCTTGTAAGCTCATTGCTTCGATCCCACATTTTATAGAATCTTGGATTGATCTTTTGTTGGATGATGAAGATACCATCCTGTGCATCCCATTTGAAATGGCACTCGTCTTCGATCGGGATATTGAGCTAATACTTTGAGTCTTCGTTGTTCGTGTTCAGTTTTTTCCTGCTCCCTGAATGTTAGTTTCGTGATAGACTGTGACATCAATGCAAGGAAAAgaataaatgaatgaaatttGTGATTGTCTCGCGATAGGTTATTGAATATAAACGAAGTTTGTTTCTGATCTCCCGGGTCAATTGGCACCTTCTGTAATCGAAAAGAATGCATTTCCACGAGATTGTAGTTTTGATCCTTGGGGTCCATCGGGACAGCAACTAGATAGATGAGAATAATCCACGACTCATAATGTCGAGGAATTTCATTGCTTATCGATTGCAGCAAACAAAACGGGCTGTTCGTTTCTTCTCTCTAACATTCCCAAGTGATTCGGGCTCTTCAGTCTTCCCTTTTcttcctatatattgtcctGATGAATGTGTTACTGAGCTTGAAGACTGattcttttactttactaGCCTTCAGTAAATGGTGGTTTTCTGCAGCCGAGTGTTTAGAATATTATACTGGCAAGATTTGCTTGGTGCTCATTGATGATGGTTTCTATTTGATATTCCAAGTAAAGAATGATTAGTCACTTGTAGAATGGGATCGGTATTCCCCGGGGCTATAAATCAATCAATCTGCTTTGAGATTGTGTAGGATTGTCATTACTGCCAAGAACTAGCTACTTAGGATCATATAGCTACAGGGACTGGCATTGCGGCTTGGAGTTGAACAACCCTATAAGTCGATAGTACGGGAAGGGCCATTACCAACATATTTATGTAGCCAACATGCTTTTTCATCATTCGAGTGTTTTTCTTAAGTTATGCATATGGTTCCGGTTATATGATCCTGATGGTTGGCCTGCTTCAACACTATTAGTAATTCTGAGTCTTTTCTGCTGCACAGACTGAAAGATCTGCACCAGAGGTGCACGGGGGAGATGGACGCATATGTGGGCTGCATGTACTACAACACCAATGAGTTCGACTTATGCCTAAAGGAGCAGCGAGCATTCGAGAAAGCTTGTCCACTGTAAGGATTTTGAGTTCATTCGTGTTATGAATTCTTAATAAGACAGTAGAATTTCGAGCTGCAAACATGCTCTTTGCCGACGCTGTAACTTCTGTATCCTCCTTGTTCGAGTTGTTACTTTTATTATGGCTCGGGATGTTCATAGAAGGACAACATCTTTCTTTGGGCAGTTATTCGATGCTCGATGTGGCACTCTGTACATAGAAAACCTGTTCTCGGTAAAACAAATCAGCCggccaagaaaagaaaaccatggATTCAAGAACAGAACAGAGCTTGTAAAGTGAAGTGAGTGACTCGTAGGAAGATCTCGATATTAATGCAATGTTTgtttacaaaattaaatttaacttaactttGCTTTACTTTTCCCTccattcaacatcacaatcattacttttctatctttttctttaaattctctcttatactttttttatatattattacaattaatttcttaatattaaattctcgtaattattcaatatttttttcttaatttcaacatttttttgataattcgacggcacaatcattatttttttttttatttttttcttcaaattcccTCGCATTCTTTTCCCAACTACTTTTGCCttcattttctcaaatcaaactaaatcaaatttaactttattacCAAACGCAATGAAACAAACGGTCATCACATAGGATCCGACACCAAGTGGAGACATTAATCCGATAGTCTTCGCTAGAATCCGATACTGAAGGTTCTCCATTTCAATGACATGCTTTCTATTATGCTCAGAGAGGCTTGTTCAACATTAGAGCAATCGGCGAATAATAGGGCTTTGCTGTCGAAAATCTCCTACGTCCTCTGCATACTGGAAATATTGGTGCCGGAAGGTTCCGGTTATATATACACTTTACTGCTGTATGCAACGACTGGCTCTCCACTGCATGCCACACGCTCATCAACTTCGTATAAGTAATTGTGCTTCTTTCTTCCTGAATACCATTAGTTGCAATACTATGGTAAGATCAAACTACGAGGCCCTTGCCATTTACGAAGATAGAAAGCCTTGCCTTGTTTAAGTGCGGATGGAGGACGGTGGATTCTTGTGGTGTCAGATCAATATCTCAAAGAAGCAGCCtatctcaaataaaaaaatttacactgCGAATCTCTCGTCATCAGCGTGCCTCGATGTCTGCAGTAGCAAACTCAAACATAGCACTGCGTCAATGTTTGCAATAGCAAACTCGAACATAGCACCGTCTTTGTTACTCTGAGAAGCATCATCAAAAGGCCAACTAATCGTGGGAACCATATGACATACCTCATCTGTCTCCGAATGCCTTACAGGCATCTCCTTTGGATTGACAGATATGAGTATCGATTGTTCTGGAGATGATCACGATAACATAGtagtattttgaaaaatcgtCAACCAAATAGACGAGCAGGGCTCTGTAAAGGAGTACAACTTTACATATGCTTCAAAGCCTATGAGATGAATGAAGTAGAAGGGTCGATGCAATTAGCTGAGCCGAAAACACTAGAGGATATGATTCTGTTCTTGGGTTACGAGGCAGAGCTGGTTTTGACAAGTGATTTTCCCCGATTACAAAGCAAACTGCATCCCCGATTACAAAGCAAACTGCCATCTACCATGTGGATGGCTGTGTCTTCACTTGCCTATCGGATCTCCTCATCAACCTTTCGGTTCGATCGACATCGGTGTCCTTGACCTTGAGACTCAATGCTATAAGCCATTTAATCTAGCCAAGCCCAGAAAGGCTCTCATGCCACCAGCCAATATGGGTGGTCCTCCCAAAGGCAAACAAAGAGTAGAACAAGTTCATAGTTTGTTTAATCACAGAAAGATTGTAAACTGGAGCTTATATTAATCACAGAAAGCTTGTAAACTGGAGCTTATATCATATCCACAAGTAATCCGACCTCAGAGTGACTTGTACGAGACAGCAAAAGAGTGGCCACCCAACAAGAAAGCTGTTCTATAAAAGTAAATTATGAGCAACATGTGGAGGACCCAAAAGTGGAAGATCCCTATATTTAGCATTCTTCACATAGGATTTGACACTGAGTATATTTCACGATGCAGACAACTTCGACACTTGCCTTTAGATTTTTAAGGATAGCGACTATTGACTCATGGACTCCCTGACCTGGTTGGTGGGTAATAATCCCTCTCCTTTATAGGGGTTCGACCATTTTCCTTTGGGCTTGGAGATTGCTTTCTTGGCCTTCTGTTGAGTCACGAGGAGGTGGAGACCCTGATCGTGCTGGAGATCGATAAAGAGCCTTTGTCTCGCGGCTCCTATCAGAAATGCATCAAAAGACATATTAGTCACTTTAGAAGAAGGAAACAGTTTAGAGAACATTTAGGAAAATAATTAGAGACATCAGTAGGAAAACTCAGCATAATTAGACAGACATCAAGAAAAAAACTCTCAATAACAGGAAAATACAAGGAAAAAACATGTTCAATAATGATAATGTCGGCAAGCAGAAGTAAGAAATCTGTTATGTTATGCGATGACAAAAATTCCCAACTGACAACAGCTGGGATCTGACTAACCAAGAAATAGCCTTTACCTGCACATATtcaaagttaaataaaaatgacagCGTGCTGGTTGTTCAGAATCAGATAACTTCATCGTGCTCTTTGCCCCCAACTTTCTAAGACCTCAAACAATCTTTTTTACTCTTCACGGTGTTCTCATATCTCTACTGGTAATAGCCTTCCTTCATCGCTGATGATTTCTTTCTTTGGTATGTAAGCTCTATATCCTTTTCTTAACTGGATATATAAGCAAAAGAAAGTAACAAGCATAACTAATTTGTTTTCTACTGAAAGGGTCACCTGAGAACGTAGATAAGCccataaaaacaaaataacaaaatgaaaaataaataaactaaaaaagtACTTCAGTATTTGTCCCATCTGTCCAACAAGCCTCAGAGACTCAAGGACCTAATCCCATGCCATTGCTGACAGTAATCGGTGCTCATGAACCACGAAGTAATCATTCTTAAAGAGATGCTTTGACAATAGATAAGCGAGTGGTCCATCACTTCAAGGTCTCTTTTCTCATAAAACTTTGTTAACCCATATGTCTTTAAAACCTTCCTGTTCACTTTATCATCTGCATAAACAAGGCCACCAGCAAATAGTATTCAACATCAAAAGGAAATGCTGCACTGCATCAAGTACCATACTCAGATGCATGTAAAGGAACTCAACAAGCTTAGAGGGGAGAAATGTCACTAGTttcattattaatatttataagtAGATAATGGCAAGTAAAATAAATTGCAAAAGTAGAACCTGAGACCAAGACACAATGAAACAGCTAATGTATTCATAAAAACTTACAACCAGCATTAACATGGTACATTTGACGTGTTATCCAAAATAATGACCACAGAAAAGTTGAAATTGTACGTATGCAATTCAACATATAAAAGAAATCCAAGCGAAATTCTTTTTCAGCAGCACTAATGACTGAGAATACTGGCATCATAAGCAAGCGTATACACGCTTTATACGCTCAATTTCTAAGGTTAAAAGACGGGGAAGTCTGTACAGTGGATTTCGATACACAATTAGCTGCTGAGGCCATGGAAGCCTTGTGTCGTGATGAGGGCCTTATTGACAAGGATGAAAGAGAGGATAAAGAATTGCAAAATGTTGTGGAAAATAGCAGGAAGAAAGGTTCAGAGCCGCCTTCTAAATGTCCAAGGCGGTTCGAGAGAGCAGATGGAATGGAAGTGATGCAAAGAAGTCACCCATCTCATTGAGGAGAAGTTCAAGGAATATCAAAAAACATCAGCAGACAACAAAGGTGAAATTGAGAAAGCAAACATCGGAACCAACTAATGCTCATGAGTTGGATATATGATGCGACATAAGAGGTGTCAAATTGGTACCTcaagaaaaataggttctgacaaCCCTATCTTAAGGTAAACGGCATCCGGAGCACAACTCATGGCCTTTGGCcatgaaaagacgagatttagACCGAATTTCATCGTTTATAATCAcaaacgggcatttttatgttatttgggcgtttttacaattttaggaaaaatttacgtctttcgtgcaatttaggcgtttttaattctatttaagcaTTGTAAAACCCTAGGTTAAGGGAGTTGTCTtttgatcaattaataaaaattggagcttttGTGCTCTTTGCCCATTCtcggatttgattcgagtttgatgccggTTTTCTAtgaattcgaagaatcaataggagattgaaggtcgtagttccgatATTCTACGGAATCAACGGATCTGTGACGGGTTACTcgcgtgtacgctgcgtcagttggtatcaaagccgcCTTCATTCTTGGATCAGTGATGCTGTCCAGAAGAGCGATTAATCAAAGCCGTGCTGCGGAGGAGGACGAGTTGGATCGGAGGATCGAGCAGATCATTGATACCCGGTTGGAGCGTAGGCTGGACATGATTGTGGATCGCCTAGCCAAAAGGATGGAAGCGCTGAGGGAGGCCCAGCAGGAGGTCGACCCGGGGCGCAGACGAGTCCCTAATCCGACTGCGGACTTCGAGGATGTCGAGTATGATTCCTATTCTGAAGGGGACGCGAATATATTTGCCGAAGATGATCCGTCTGATGACACATTTTTTTTAGCGGGAGGCAATGAAGAGTTCGAGTTCGACAAGGAGGAAGAGACAAAAAGACAAGAGGATACAGTTTTGCCTAATGATGGTGAATTTGTTGCTAATTCATTTGACAATGGGAGCAACTGGGATTTCCATCAATATGATGATGTTGATATAGGTGATAGAGACACCAGTTTTGTGGATCCTATTGTTCCCCGTCATATtgaggaaaatgaaaagttggGTTTTCGTCAGCCTGAATccgatgaagatgatgatttCGATGAAGCGGATTCGGGTGCAGGGTCCAAAAAATGCACCTAGAATGTGTGCCACCCTTTAGGGGAATAATACAGTCCCGTACCTTCGTAGGTGATCCGAACGTGCCCGgagacaaataaataaaaataaataaatacatcaTGATTATCAAAACCGATCGTAAGGGCAACGCCTTAGCCCATAAAAGGCAAAATTTAATAGATACTATATTCAAATTGTCGAATATGAGGTATGGAATTGTAAGATATTATAGTAAGACGACTTCGATTTGTTGGAATTAGGGGAGACTGGTGCTGAGTTTTGTCAGGTGGGTAGCTCTACGTGCAGTGTTCCCTTTGAGCTTTATGATCTCCCAAACTTGGAAGATGTGCTATCTGTCAATGTGTGGAGTGAGTGCCTGACTGAGGAGGAAAGACTGAGTCTTGCGAAGATCTTGCCTAATATGGACCAGGAAACGTATATGCGCACCATGATGGAGCTCTTCAAGGGCTGTAATTTCAATTTTGGTAGCCCTCTGAAGAAGTTGTTTGATATGTTAAATGGAGGACTGTGCTCGCCCAGAGTCGCCTTTTATCGCGAGGGTCGGAATTCTTTTGACAAGCGGGAGCATTACCATTTTCTCAAAATGCATCAAAATGGGGGCTACAATATCGAGGAGAAGCTTCGTGTCCTGAATATCGTGAAGAATCAAAAGAGTTTGATGTGTAAGAAGGAGACTCTATGGgactattaaaaaaaaaggcgaTAGTTCGGACGATGACAATTTGAGGGCGAATTCTCTTCATCCATGGGAGAATGGTGCGGTAGAAGAGGTGTCAAATTAGTACCTcaagaaaaataggttctgacaaCCCTATCTCAAGGGAAACGGCCTCCGGAGCACAACTCATGGTCTTTGGCCATAAAAAGACAAGATTTAAgtcaaattccatcgtttagaacctcaaacgggcatttttatgttatttgggcgtttttacaattttagaaaaagtttACATCTTTCGTGCAATTTAGTCGTTTTTAATTCTGTTTAAGCATTGTAAAACCCTAGGGTTAAGGGAGTTGTCTtttgatcaattaataaaaattgaaactttTGTGCTCTTTGCCCATTTTCGGATTTaattcgagtttgatgtcagtttcctaggaattcgaagaatcaatgggagattgaaggtcgtagttccggtattatGTGGAATCAACAGATCTGTGACAGGTTACTcgcgtgtacgctgcgtcaataTACCCTTGTGGCTGCAGAGAGGTGAATAATGGTACGTAAGAAGAGAAGCTAGAAGAGGTAAGCAAAGTTGGTGATTTCTTTACAGCTTTTGCCCCACTAGCTGGTCCACTCCTTCAAACGATGCTTCCCCTGTTTGTGTCGGCAATGAGTATTTTAAGAACCTCTCACGATCGAACCTTTGGAAGGAACTGAAGAGCTTGACGGCCTACTCAGGGCCCGAACCTTCTCCTGCTTCGAAGGAGACAAGGAGGAAGTGGTGGGATATGGCCGATGTTCGGGGTCCTGTTCAGCCATCACTTGGATGATGACTCAATCAAGCAGCAGAAAAAGGTAATTAAATACCGAAAATGATAATTCCAAAGGGAACCTTTTTTCCTTGTTGAAGCCTATCCCCCGACTCTTTGTAGATAGCGTGAAGAGAACACGTTCGACCGTTTGGCTCAAAAGCACAGTAAGCAGTAGAACGTTATGTGATCTCTAATATGTTCATCCCTTCTCTGTAATTTCTCTTCCCCCTCTTCCTTCTGCTGTTAGTGCTATTTCTTTTACTACCGTAACTGTAAGCAGTACTGATCTGTTGTACATAAGTTTTGAATGAGGAAGCCAAGATTTAGAATGCTCTCTCATATATCGTCCTGGTGCAAGTCAGTTATCGCTCCAATAAATGAAGCATGTACGAAGGTGTCTATTCGAAGCATGCGGTTTCAATCCATCCATTATTTGTTCGCAATCCATCTTATGATGATACCGGTAACCATTTATGACAATTAAGACAGCAGACGACGCAACCAGCACCTCCGATGTTCTGGTGAATGACAGCTCAAGTtcattttatgcaatttactCCAAATGTTGTTTCTTCTTTGCAGCTCTACGGAAATTTTATATTGGATCAATCTGCTAAGCTGACATATGATGAAAAAAGCCGCCTCATCATGTCAGCGAAAGAGATGGTTAAACCTCTCCTTTGTATTTTTCTGGTAAAATATCAACACTTAAATTGCGATTATTATTTACATTCTTTTTTTGTCCGGTCGATTCGGCAGTATAAGGAGCTTGAGTTTCACATCACGGGCATTATGTACATGAATTGACATAAGGCCTCTTCACGAATTTCTTGCGCCAATTGCGTCCCGTGAGACGTTGAGCAGCAAAAGTCTTGGGACctgatttctttttccattaaCTTATGCATCGTTAATAATTGATACATAATCTCATATTTAAGTCTATCTATACACTGACTTGCATATTATATCCTCAACTAGCACTTCGCATGAGGATTTATGAATCtggattttgtttttatcATGCTTAGAAAATCATATACGCATGGGAAGCCTGGGGTTGATCCAATCAATATATTATGATTAATTTCTGGCATTTCCTAACGTCGTTAGGAGGGATTTGGTTTTCCTAGCTGACAGCCTGAGAACCGCGTAACTCATctcaaatattataatttggCTAATGGGACAAaatctaattaaatataattgatttgattaatttaattaggaGTCCAAGTTTTTTACGGTGTGTTTAGTTTtaaagttaagtagagttgagttttgattttaattgggttgtaatgattgtgttgttgaattatgagaaaaagtaataaatagttgaaaaaaattaatgattgtattgttcaATTGTAGAAAATGTAATGgataattgataaaatttagtattaaaaattgaattgaatgaataaagaaattgaagaaaaagggaaaagtaataattgtgttattaatttttgttgtgtagtaagTATAATTAAAgtttgagttaaaattttaaaaacataattgcgaaaccaaacggagttAGTTCGTTTTTATTGGCCATTTTCTTTAAACGAAAAGGATAAATCCCTTAATCTGCATTATTATCTCAATATAATCAAACAGGAAACTCCCGTTAGAAGCAAGGAATAATGACGATGACAGGCCACACTAGacataaaatgaaatttgaCCACTAATCTGACCCTTTAGAAATCTCGTGCAGGATTGATTGTAATTATTTAcgattgaaaaagaaaaaagaaagattggTTGATGAAATCGATCTTGAAATGTGTAAGATAGAAGAAGGAGTCTTGGTGCATTGACACAAGGCGCCACTCGAAATCAAGATATCCTGAGTTCGATTCTCCCCAGACTTATGTGctcctttatttagttttatttcattttcttgtacTAGGTCACTGTGCCTCTCTTATTACGAAATGTGTAAGATGAGCTTCCCTCAATTGTCTCCAAAAAATATGTCAAATCTTCCAAATGAAACTTAAATCGGAAGGGCATTGACATATGATCCATATATGTTAATTTATGCATGATTTATTGGAGTAAGAATACGTTTAGGAGTGCGACGTGAAGTTCCATAAGCACATTTCTAGCATTATTATTTAAGCGGAATCAATGTATTGATCAATAATTTGAAACGTCATTTTctttgataaattaataaatgattaAGAGAAATACTTTATTCTATATTGCGACgacatatttattttaatt
This genomic window contains:
- the LOC116199320 gene encoding NADH dehydrogenase [ubiquinone] 1 alpha subcomplex subunit 8-B-like, with the protein product MDGLPSAQTDHLHKNVLSFASEPSCATVELASIVDAAGEPIPTSAVLTASSKHIGTRCSSENVAFLKCKKKHPNPEKCLDRGLKVTRCVLGLLKDLHQRCTGEMDAYVGCMYYNTNEFDLCLKEQRAFEKACPL